The Coffea arabica cultivar ET-39 chromosome 8e, Coffea Arabica ET-39 HiFi, whole genome shotgun sequence genome window below encodes:
- the LOC113703821 gene encoding soluble inorganic pyrophosphatase PPA1 yields MSSDGNENGAETSPQRRAPRLNERILSSLSRRSVAAHPWHDLEIGPGAPQIFNVVIEITKGSKVKYELDKKTGLIKVDRILYSSVVYPHNYGFIPRTLCEDNDPMDVLVLMQEPVLPGCFLRARAVGLMPMIDQGEKDDKIIAVCADDPEYRHYTDINQLPPHRLAEIRRFFEDYKKNENKEVAVNEFLPAATAVDAMQYSMDLYAEYILQTLRK; encoded by the exons ATGAGCAGTGACGGAAATGAAAATGGAGCTGAAACATCTCCACAAAGGCGAGCTCCACGTCTGAATGAGCGAATACTCTCATCTTTGTCAAGGAGATCGGTGGCTGCTCATCCTTGGCATGATCTTGAGATCG GGCCCGGGGCTCCTCAAATTTTCAACGTT GTTATTGAGAtaacaaagggaagcaaagtCAAGTACGAACTTGACAAGAAAACTGGTCTGATCAAG GTGGATCGTATCTTGTATTCATCAGTGGTCTATCCTCACAACTATGGCTTCATTCCGAGAACGCTGTGTGAAGATAATGATCCAATGGATGTGTTAGTTCTAATGCAG GAACCTGTTCTCCCTGGTTGCTTTCTTCGAGCAAGGGCCGTGGGCCTGATGCCCATGATTGATCAG GGAGAGAAGGATGATAAGATTATTGCAGTATGTGCTGATGATCCAGAGTATCGGCACTACACAGATATCAATCAGCTTCCCCCCCATCGTCTTGCTGAAATCCGTCGATTTTTTGAGGACT ACAAGAAGAATGAGAACAAGGAGGTTGCAGTGAATGAGTTTCTGCCTGCTGCTACAGCTGTTGATGCCATGCAATACTCCAT GGACCTCTATGCTGAGTACATACTGCAAACATTGAGGAAGTAG